In one Pseudomonadota bacterium genomic region, the following are encoded:
- a CDS encoding DUF2007 domain-containing protein has product MKELLRSNDPTVIAFAEALLSGEDIAVFVMDANMSVLEGSIGVLPRRMMVADRDFFMAEAILRDNDVDLGR; this is encoded by the coding sequence ATGAAAGAACTTCTGCGCAGCAACGACCCAACCGTGATCGCGTTTGCCGAGGCTCTCTTGTCGGGAGAGGACATAGCGGTTTTCGTGATGGACGCAAATATGAGCGTGCTTGAGGGCTCCATCGGTGTTCTGCCGCGCCGGATGATGGTTGCGGACCGCGATTTCTTCATGGCCGAGGCCATCCTGCGCGACAACGATGTCGATCTGGGCAGGTGA
- a CDS encoding polyprenyl synthetase family protein, translating to MGLDHAATKPHERMAEALADELDAVNALIRERMASKHAPRIPEVTAHLVEAGGKRLRPMLTLASAKLCGYDGPYHVHLAATVEFIHTATLLHDDVVDESRQRRGRPTANLLWDNQSSVLVGDYLFARSFQLMVETGSLKVLDILSNAAATIAEGEVLQLSVAQQIATTEDTYIQVVRGKTAALFSAATEVGAVIAGQPERVQTALFEYGDALGIAFQMVDDLLDYGGTSGVIGKNVGDDFRERKLTLPVIRAIAAADADERAFWERVIGKGEQREGDLAQALALMGKHGTLESTRETARAYIAKAKSALAATPEHPLRDMLHDLADYVVARVN from the coding sequence ATGGGCCTCGATCACGCTGCCACGAAACCGCATGAGCGCATGGCGGAGGCCTTGGCCGACGAACTCGACGCCGTGAACGCCCTGATCAGGGAGCGGATGGCATCGAAACACGCGCCGCGCATCCCGGAAGTGACGGCTCACCTCGTGGAAGCGGGGGGCAAGCGGCTGCGCCCGATGCTCACGCTCGCCTCGGCCAAGCTCTGCGGCTACGACGGCCCGTACCATGTCCATCTGGCGGCAACGGTGGAGTTCATTCACACGGCCACCCTTCTCCACGATGACGTGGTGGACGAAAGCCGCCAGCGCCGCGGCCGGCCCACGGCCAATCTTCTCTGGGACAATCAGTCGAGCGTCCTGGTTGGAGACTATCTCTTCGCGCGGTCCTTCCAGTTGATGGTCGAAACAGGCTCGCTGAAGGTGCTCGACATCCTCTCGAACGCCGCGGCGACGATCGCGGAAGGGGAGGTGCTGCAGCTATCGGTGGCCCAGCAGATCGCCACCACGGAAGACACTTACATCCAGGTCGTCCGCGGCAAGACCGCCGCGCTCTTCTCCGCGGCCACGGAGGTGGGCGCTGTGATAGCAGGGCAGCCCGAGCGCGTGCAGACGGCTCTTTTCGAATATGGAGACGCACTCGGCATTGCCTTCCAAATGGTGGATGATCTGCTCGATTACGGCGGCACGTCGGGCGTGATCGGCAAGAACGTGGGCGACGATTTCCGCGAGCGGAAGCTCACGCTCCCGGTCATCCGCGCCATCGCCGCCGCTGACGCGGATGAGCGCGCCTTCTGGGAGCGTGTCATCGGCAAGGGCGAGCAGCGCGAGGGCGATCTTGCCCAGGCTTTAGCGCTCATGGGCAAACACGGCACGCTGGAGAGCACGCGAGAAACCGCGCGGGCCTATATCGCGAAAGCCAAGAGCGCGCTGGCGGCGACGCCGGAGCATCCGCTGCGCGACATGCTCCACGATCTCGCCGACTACGTCGTCGCGCGCGTCAACTGA
- a CDS encoding tetratricopeptide repeat protein, with amino-acid sequence MRLAVKGAALALSMVCASSAAGERLEMGVAGAYLAARQAAADNDYAAAAKYYHQALARDASNHAHMENALSAHLAMAEFAPAAALGAKMLETGSPSQVAHMTVVVDEALRGDFDAMIASFEGGTRVGPLVDSLLHGWALIGAERMEDGLAAFDAVAERDGLRPFALHHKALALAYMGDFAAAEEILSGRAAGAIPDNRRGLITRAMVLSQLGQNDLARAEIARVVGPALDATLSDLDRRLAAGEALPFTEVSQPAHGMAEVFYTVAAALDGEAADSYALLYSRLAEALNPAHIDALMLSADYLERLDRPGLATATYDRVPQSAPEFITAEIGRANALYTAERGEAAVEALRQLSKSHPDISTIRIKLGDTLRRLERYGEAAKAYTNGLSLIDRVDDRHWFTFFARGISHEREGNWDAAESDFRQALVMRPNQPQVLNYLGYSLVEKNMKLGEALEMIETAAELRPDNGHILDSLGWVLYRLGRYDEAVAPMEAAVELMATDPIINDHLGDVYWSVGRRTEAHFQWQRALSFGPDDEEAERIRRKLEVGLDVVLEEEGLTRIELANDEG; translated from the coding sequence ATGAGGCTTGCAGTCAAGGGTGCCGCGCTGGCACTGAGCATGGTTTGTGCATCAAGCGCCGCGGGAGAGCGGCTCGAAATGGGGGTCGCCGGGGCCTATCTCGCCGCCCGCCAGGCCGCCGCAGACAACGACTACGCCGCCGCGGCGAAGTACTACCACCAGGCCCTCGCCCGAGACGCCTCCAACCACGCGCACATGGAAAACGCCCTCTCGGCGCATCTTGCGATGGCGGAGTTCGCGCCCGCAGCGGCGCTGGGCGCAAAGATGCTCGAGACCGGCTCGCCGAGCCAGGTGGCGCACATGACGGTGGTCGTGGACGAAGCGCTGCGCGGTGACTTCGACGCAATGATTGCGAGCTTCGAGGGCGGCACCCGCGTCGGTCCGCTTGTCGACAGCCTCCTTCATGGCTGGGCGCTGATCGGGGCAGAGCGCATGGAAGACGGGCTCGCGGCCTTCGACGCCGTGGCCGAGCGCGATGGGCTGCGTCCTTTCGCGCTGCATCACAAGGCGCTGGCCCTCGCTTACATGGGAGACTTCGCCGCCGCCGAGGAAATCCTCTCGGGCCGTGCTGCCGGGGCGATCCCAGACAACCGCCGGGGCCTCATCACCCGTGCGATGGTCTTGAGCCAATTGGGCCAGAACGATCTCGCCCGGGCCGAAATCGCCCGCGTCGTCGGGCCCGCCCTTGACGCGACGCTCTCGGATCTCGACCGGCGCCTCGCCGCGGGCGAGGCTTTGCCATTCACGGAAGTGTCCCAGCCCGCCCACGGCATGGCCGAGGTCTTCTATACCGTGGCCGCCGCGCTCGATGGGGAGGCCGCCGATAGCTACGCGCTCCTCTATTCCCGGCTCGCCGAGGCGCTCAACCCGGCGCATATCGATGCGCTCATGCTTTCGGCTGACTATTTGGAGCGGCTCGACCGCCCGGGGCTCGCGACAGCCACCTATGATCGTGTGCCCCAGAGCGCGCCCGAGTTCATCACGGCGGAGATCGGTCGGGCGAACGCCCTTTACACCGCGGAGCGTGGGGAGGCCGCCGTGGAAGCCCTCCGGCAGCTTTCGAAATCCCATCCCGATATCTCCACGATCCGTATCAAGCTTGGCGATACGCTGCGTCGTCTTGAGCGCTACGGCGAGGCCGCCAAGGCCTACACCAACGGGCTTTCACTGATCGACCGTGTCGATGACCGCCACTGGTTCACCTTTTTCGCGCGGGGGATTTCCCATGAGCGCGAGGGAAACTGGGACGCGGCCGAGAGCGATTTTCGACAGGCGCTCGTGATGCGCCCGAACCAGCCGCAGGTCCTCAATTATCTCGGCTACTCGCTCGTCGAGAAGAACATGAAGCTCGGTGAAGCGCTGGAGATGATCGAGACCGCGGCGGAACTGCGTCCGGACAATGGCCACATCCTCGATAGCCTCGGCTGGGTGCTCTACCGGCTCGGTCGCTATGACGAGGCCGTCGCCCCCATGGAGGCGGCGGTGGAGCTCATGGCCACCGATCCGATCATCAACGATCACCTGGGCGATGTTTACTGGTCCGTGGGTCGTCGCACGGAGGCGCATTTCCAATGGCAGCGGGCCTTGAGCTTTGGCCCAGACGACGAAGAGGCCGAGCGGATCCGACGCAAGCTTGAGGTCGGTCTCGACGTGGTGCTCGAGGAAGAAGGCCTCACGCGCATTGAACTCGCCAACGACGAAGGTTGA
- a CDS encoding electron transfer flavoprotein-ubiquinone oxidoreductase: MTDATREAMEYDVVIVGAGPAGLSAAIRLKQLDASLEVVVLEKGSEVGAHILSGAVLDPSGLDALLPDWREMQAPISVEVTEDNFYMLGEAGSMKIPNAIMPPLMNNHGNYIVSMGNVCRWMAEIAEGMGVEIFPGMACSELVFGENGEVKGVVAGEFGLNSDGTKGPGYEPGMELHGKYVFLSEGVRGSLSKEVIAKYDLDANSDVQKYGLGMKEIWEIDPAKHKPGTVTHTMGWPLGSNAGGGSFVYHLDNNQVYVGFVVHLNYANPHVFPYMEFQRFKHHPMMQELLAGGKRVAYGARAISEGGWQSIPQTAFPGGALLGCSAGLVNVPRIKGNHNAMFSGIHAAEAAHEAITAGRAGDTLEAYDTAVKTGPIAKDLKPVRNVKPVWSKYGLMASLTLGGADMWCNSLTGLSFLGTLKHGKSDADSTETVHYHKPIDYPKPDGKLSFDRLTNVSFAMTNHEESQPAHLKVRDWDTPVLDHLAKYNETAQRYCPAGVYEVVQEPEKSARFVVNFQNCVHCKTCDIKDPSQNIVWKTPQGGDGPNYPNM, encoded by the coding sequence ATGACCGACGCAACGCGGGAAGCCATGGAATATGACGTCGTGATCGTGGGCGCCGGGCCCGCGGGCCTCTCGGCGGCGATCCGTCTCAAGCAACTCGATGCCTCGCTCGAGGTCGTGGTGCTCGAGAAGGGGTCCGAGGTCGGCGCGCATATCCTGTCAGGTGCGGTCCTCGATCCCTCGGGCCTCGATGCGCTCCTGCCTGATTGGCGCGAGATGCAGGCGCCGATCTCCGTGGAGGTCACCGAAGACAATTTCTACATGCTGGGCGAAGCGGGGTCGATGAAGATCCCGAACGCCATCATGCCGCCGCTCATGAACAATCACGGCAACTACATCGTCTCGATGGGCAATGTCTGCCGCTGGATGGCCGAGATTGCCGAGGGCATGGGCGTGGAGATCTTCCCGGGCATGGCTTGCTCTGAGCTCGTTTTCGGCGAGAACGGCGAAGTGAAGGGTGTCGTCGCAGGTGAATTCGGATTGAATTCCGATGGCACCAAGGGGCCGGGCTACGAGCCGGGCATGGAGCTTCACGGCAAGTACGTCTTCCTGTCGGAAGGAGTGCGCGGATCGCTCTCGAAAGAGGTGATCGCGAAATACGATCTCGACGCCAATTCCGACGTGCAGAAATACGGGCTCGGCATGAAGGAAATCTGGGAGATCGACCCAGCCAAGCACAAGCCCGGCACGGTCACGCACACGATGGGCTGGCCGCTCGGCTCCAACGCGGGCGGCGGCAGCTTCGTGTACCACCTCGACAACAACCAGGTGTATGTGGGCTTCGTGGTTCATCTGAACTACGCGAACCCGCACGTCTTCCCCTACATGGAGTTCCAGCGCTTCAAGCATCACCCTATGATGCAGGAGCTCCTCGCCGGGGGTAAGCGTGTGGCCTACGGTGCGCGCGCGATCTCGGAGGGCGGCTGGCAGTCGATCCCGCAGACGGCGTTCCCGGGTGGTGCGCTGCTGGGATGTTCGGCGGGGCTCGTGAACGTCCCGCGCATCAAGGGCAATCACAACGCCATGTTCTCCGGCATTCACGCCGCCGAAGCCGCGCACGAGGCGATCACTGCCGGGCGGGCGGGGGATACGCTCGAGGCCTATGACACGGCCGTCAAGACGGGGCCCATCGCCAAGGATCTCAAGCCCGTGCGCAACGTGAAGCCGGTGTGGTCCAAGTACGGCCTCATGGCATCGCTGACCTTGGGCGGCGCGGATATGTGGTGCAATTCGCTGACCGGCCTCTCGTTCCTCGGCACGCTGAAGCACGGGAAATCGGACGCCGACAGCACGGAGACGGTGCACTACCACAAGCCCATCGACTACCCGAAGCCTGACGGAAAGCTCAGTTTCGATCGCCTCACCAACGTGTCCTTCGCGATGACGAATCACGAGGAAAGCCAGCCAGCCCACCTCAAAGTGCGCGATTGGGACACTCCCGTGCTCGATCACCTGGCCAAGTACAACGAAACGGCTCAGCGGTACTGTCCGGCCGGTGTCTACGAGGTTGTCCAAGAGCCTGAAAAGTCGGCGCGTTTCGTCGTGAACTTCCAGAACTGCGTTCACTGCAAGACCTGCGATATCAAGGATCCGAGCCAGAATATCGTCTGGAAGACGCCGCAGGGCGGCGACGGTCCGAACTATCCGAACATGTAA
- a CDS encoding outer membrane beta-barrel protein, translated as MRILITAALTALIPSLVAAQSFEGPSVGVQLSYGDVDTSDAAELEGDNALIGARAYFDTDVGGFLLGGGVQYDITEIDLEGVTDIDAVFRIGARGGVQNGGNYFYGTGGFAQAYLSEEAVGDSGGFFVGAGYESFVTDTITAGVEVLYHRFQNFELDELTANVVTVGAHLNYRF; from the coding sequence ATGCGTATCCTTATCACGGCAGCACTCACTGCACTTATTCCGAGCCTCGTAGCGGCACAAAGCTTTGAAGGGCCGTCCGTCGGCGTCCAGCTTTCCTATGGCGACGTCGACACGTCGGACGCGGCGGAGCTCGAGGGCGACAATGCCCTCATTGGCGCGCGCGCCTATTTCGACACCGATGTCGGCGGCTTCCTCCTCGGCGGGGGTGTGCAGTACGACATCACGGAGATCGACCTCGAGGGTGTGACCGACATCGACGCGGTCTTCCGGATCGGTGCCCGGGGTGGCGTGCAAAATGGCGGCAACTACTTCTATGGTACCGGCGGCTTCGCGCAGGCCTATCTGTCGGAAGAGGCTGTGGGCGACAGCGGCGGCTTCTTCGTCGGCGCGGGTTACGAGAGCTTCGTGACCGACACGATCACCGCGGGTGTGGAGGTCCTCTACCACCGGTTCCAGAACTTCGAGCTCGACGAACTGACCGCCAACGTCGTGACCGTCGGCGCGCATCTGAACTATCGTTTCTAA
- the greA gene encoding transcription elongation factor GreA, translating into MDKIPLTRAGYEKLDAELKTLKSVERPAIIAAIAEARELGDLKENAEYHSAREKQGFIEGRIKEIEAVISRADVMDPAKFSGAVKFGATVELVDEDTDEEKTYQIVGEPEADIENGKLNIKSPLARALIGKDEGDSVDVRTPGGAKSYEILSITYV; encoded by the coding sequence ATGGACAAGATACCGCTGACCCGCGCGGGCTATGAGAAGCTCGACGCAGAACTCAAGACCCTGAAGAGCGTGGAGCGGCCCGCCATCATCGCGGCCATCGCCGAAGCGCGCGAACTCGGTGATCTCAAAGAAAACGCGGAATACCATTCCGCGCGCGAAAAGCAGGGCTTCATCGAGGGTCGCATCAAGGAGATCGAGGCGGTTATCTCCCGCGCGGATGTCATGGATCCCGCGAAATTCTCCGGCGCGGTCAAGTTCGGCGCCACGGTGGAACTCGTGGACGAGGACACCGACGAGGAAAAAACCTACCAGATCGTGGGCGAGCCCGAGGCCGACATCGAAAACGGCAAGCTCAACATCAAGTCCCCGCTGGCCCGCGCGCTCATCGGCAAAGACGAGGGAGACAGCGTCGATGTCCGGACGCCCGGGGGCGCGAAAAGCTACGAGATCCTGAGCATCACCTACGTCTGA
- a CDS encoding GNAT family N-acetyltransferase: MTVTIAPGFKEGHRADVARLFLEAFGAKLAPALGTDTRAVTFIARGLRPDFAFSATLDGRLVGVAGIKTAKGGLMTASYADLRASYGAFGAVWRGAVLDLFERKLDEGVLQMDGIFVAEAARGQGVGSKLLDAVVWTARMNRCDTVRLDVVDTNTRARALYERYGFQEVGRMKSGLLAPLMGFREATTMALPLS, from the coding sequence ATGACCGTCACCATCGCGCCGGGATTCAAGGAGGGACACAGGGCCGACGTGGCACGGCTCTTTCTCGAAGCTTTCGGCGCCAAGCTCGCCCCGGCCCTCGGCACGGATACGCGCGCTGTCACTTTCATCGCGCGTGGGCTGCGGCCCGATTTTGCCTTCTCGGCGACCCTTGATGGAAGGCTTGTGGGCGTGGCCGGGATCAAGACCGCGAAAGGCGGGCTCATGACGGCAAGCTACGCCGATCTGCGTGCGAGCTACGGGGCCTTCGGCGCTGTCTGGCGCGGGGCGGTCCTCGATCTTTTCGAGAGGAAGCTCGATGAGGGCGTCTTGCAAATGGATGGGATCTTCGTCGCGGAGGCGGCGCGGGGGCAAGGCGTGGGCTCAAAGCTCCTCGACGCGGTGGTCTGGACGGCCCGCATGAACCGTTGCGACACCGTGCGGCTCGACGTCGTGGACACGAATACGCGCGCCCGAGCGCTCTACGAGCGGTACGGCTTTCAGGAAGTGGGGCGAATGAAATCTGGGCTTCTCGCGCCGCTCATGGGCTTTCGCGAGGCCACCACCATGGCGCTGCCGCTCAGCTGA
- the glp gene encoding gephyrin-like molybdotransferase Glp: MVDWSGGGDRGPRPKKDAIWIGEAGQEPIYARNRVVAEAWLTDRIDAALAGGERLFIGFDFPFGYPAGFARAVTGQDDPFALWSHLAEVLPTTADGRDRMDVAAAMNACFSGDGPFWFDPFGAGTVPMKKPARFPINEWRDAERQTTGAFSCWQLGGAGSVGSQALTGIASLARLRARYAGKIAVWPFERLTAPVAFVEIWPSLVAADIAEGQRPGEIKDAAQVRILADAVARLAPEELEAMLDVAAPEEGWILGLGHEATLSAAARHGRLANDCFALPPGTHWTPVDEALALLDDRLAPVTSMETCALDGASGRILAADVTALRSHPPAANSAVDGYGLAEGLGKGLHHIPLAKGRAAAGAPFEGRLPEGQALRILTGAALPEGVTTVVLEEDCRIGPERISAEGPLKTGANTRPAGEDVEAGAAVLEAGRKLTPADLALLAATGHGAVPVRKTLRVAVLSTGDELREAGEPLAPGQIADANRPMLKALLRASGYDVVDLGICPDDRDALRARLDGACADAILTSGGASAGEEDHVSALLNETGTMALWRIAVKPGRPLALGLWQGVPVFGLPGNPVAALVCTLIFARPALAKLGGGRFEAPFSVEVPAAFSKKKKAGRREYLRARIRDGAAEVYPSEGSGRIAGLSWAEGLVELPDHAQEIAPGTPVRYIPFTGLMA; the protein is encoded by the coding sequence ATGGTGGATTGGTCCGGCGGAGGAGACCGCGGTCCGCGGCCAAAGAAGGATGCAATCTGGATCGGCGAGGCGGGGCAGGAGCCGATCTACGCGCGCAATCGCGTGGTCGCGGAGGCGTGGCTCACGGATCGGATCGACGCGGCGCTCGCGGGCGGGGAAAGGCTCTTTATCGGCTTCGACTTTCCGTTTGGCTATCCAGCCGGGTTTGCCCGTGCTGTCACGGGCCAGGACGATCCCTTTGCGCTCTGGTCCCATCTGGCCGAGGTCCTGCCGACGACGGCGGACGGTCGCGATCGCATGGACGTGGCCGCCGCCATGAACGCGTGCTTCTCTGGAGACGGTCCTTTCTGGTTCGACCCTTTCGGCGCGGGCACCGTGCCCATGAAGAAGCCTGCACGCTTTCCCATCAACGAATGGCGGGACGCGGAGCGGCAGACCACGGGAGCGTTTTCCTGCTGGCAACTCGGCGGCGCCGGGAGCGTCGGAAGCCAGGCGCTCACCGGCATAGCCTCGCTCGCGCGCCTGAGGGCGCGCTACGCGGGCAAGATCGCAGTCTGGCCATTCGAGCGGCTCACGGCTCCCGTGGCCTTTGTCGAAATTTGGCCTTCGCTCGTCGCGGCAGACATCGCCGAGGGGCAACGCCCCGGAGAGATCAAGGACGCGGCACAGGTGCGCATTCTCGCAGACGCCGTCGCCCGGCTCGCGCCCGAGGAGCTTGAGGCCATGCTCGACGTAGCCGCGCCGGAGGAGGGATGGATCTTGGGGCTCGGACACGAGGCGACACTGTCAGCGGCCGCGCGCCACGGGCGTCTGGCGAATGACTGTTTCGCTCTCCCGCCCGGCACCCATTGGACACCCGTGGACGAGGCGCTCGCGCTCCTCGATGACCGGCTTGCCCCCGTGACATCCATGGAGACCTGCGCGCTCGACGGCGCCTCCGGGCGCATCCTCGCTGCGGACGTGACAGCGCTGCGATCTCATCCGCCGGCTGCGAATTCGGCCGTGGACGGGTACGGGCTGGCCGAGGGGCTGGGAAAGGGCCTGCATCACATCCCTCTGGCGAAGGGACGGGCCGCAGCCGGTGCGCCATTCGAAGGGAGGCTGCCGGAGGGCCAAGCGCTGCGCATTCTCACCGGGGCAGCGCTGCCCGAGGGCGTGACGACCGTGGTGCTCGAAGAGGATTGCCGTATCGGCCCGGAGCGGATCTCCGCGGAGGGGCCGCTCAAAACGGGTGCCAATACGAGGCCGGCGGGCGAGGATGTGGAGGCCGGCGCGGCCGTGCTCGAAGCGGGGCGCAAGCTCACACCTGCCGATCTCGCGCTTCTGGCAGCGACAGGGCACGGCGCGGTGCCTGTCAGAAAGACGCTTCGCGTCGCCGTCCTGTCGACGGGGGACGAGCTGCGCGAGGCGGGGGAACCGCTGGCCCCTGGGCAGATCGCCGATGCCAATCGGCCGATGCTGAAGGCCCTGCTTCGGGCATCGGGCTACGACGTCGTCGATCTCGGCATTTGTCCCGATGATCGCGACGCTCTGCGGGCGCGCCTCGATGGCGCTTGCGCCGATGCTATTCTCACCTCCGGCGGTGCCTCCGCCGGGGAGGAGGACCATGTCTCCGCGCTCCTCAATGAAACAGGGACGATGGCCCTTTGGCGCATCGCGGTGAAGCCGGGGCGACCGCTGGCGCTTGGCCTCTGGCAGGGCGTTCCCGTCTTCGGTCTTCCGGGCAATCCGGTGGCCGCGCTCGTGTGCACGCTTATCTTCGCGAGGCCCGCTCTCGCCAAGCTTGGCGGGGGACGTTTCGAGGCTCCCTTCTCCGTCGAGGTCCCCGCGGCCTTCTCCAAGAAAAAAAAGGCGGGGCGCAGGGAATATCTGCGCGCGCGGATCAGGGACGGCGCAGCGGAAGTCTATCCGTCGGAAGGGTCGGGCAGGATCGCGGGACTGAGCTGGGCCGAGGGGCTCGTCGAGCTTCCGGATCACGCGCAAGAGATCGCGCCGGGCACGCCCGTCCGCTACATCCCGTTCACGGGGCTCATGGCATGA
- the mobB gene encoding molybdopterin-guanine dinucleotide biosynthesis protein B has protein sequence MKVFGVVGWKNAGKTGLMERLVAEMAARELTVSTLKHAHHAFDVDQPGKDSHRHRVAGAQEVLVAGSDRWALMAELRGAEPPPLSELLAKLSPVDIVLVEGWKRDPHPKIEAWRAETGHPLMAPDDPKIRAVASDAPVDVRCPRFSLDATGEIADFILAELAR, from the coding sequence GTGAAGGTCTTCGGTGTCGTGGGCTGGAAGAATGCCGGCAAGACAGGGCTGATGGAGCGACTCGTCGCCGAGATGGCCGCGCGGGAGCTCACGGTGAGCACGCTCAAGCACGCGCATCACGCATTCGATGTCGACCAGCCCGGCAAGGACAGCCATCGCCACCGCGTGGCAGGCGCGCAAGAAGTGCTCGTGGCGGGGAGCGACAGGTGGGCGCTCATGGCCGAGCTCCGCGGCGCCGAACCGCCACCCCTTTCCGAGCTCCTGGCCAAGCTCTCCCCCGTGGACATCGTGCTCGTGGAAGGGTGGAAGCGCGACCCGCACCCAAAGATCGAAGCGTGGCGTGCGGAGACGGGCCATCCGCTCATGGCGCCCGATGATCCAAAGATCCGCGCCGTGGCCAGCGACGCGCCCGTGGATGTGCGGTGCCCGCGCTTCAGCCTCGATGCGACGGGGGAGATCGCCGATTTCATCCTCGCGGAACTGGCCCGGTGA
- the mobA gene encoding molybdenum cofactor guanylyltransferase MobA, which yields MKLPVGVILAGGKGARMGGVDKGLLELGGRTLMDRVIERLEGQVAGLAINANGDARRYYPFGLPIIADSIADQPGPLAGVLAGLDWAQSVGATHIVTAAADTPFFPMDLAERLERAAAKASTPLALSATWEGGRTNRHPTFGYWPVSLREDLRSALGQGLRKVVLWTDSHGAATAAFDDGAFFNINTPEDLAQAEEML from the coding sequence ATGAAGCTGCCCGTTGGCGTGATCCTCGCGGGCGGGAAGGGCGCGCGCATGGGCGGGGTCGACAAGGGCCTTCTCGAGCTTGGCGGGCGCACGCTCATGGATCGCGTCATCGAACGGCTCGAAGGGCAGGTGGCGGGCCTTGCCATCAATGCAAACGGGGATGCGCGACGCTACTACCCCTTCGGCCTGCCTATCATCGCCGACAGCATCGCCGATCAACCGGGCCCCCTCGCAGGCGTGCTCGCCGGGCTCGATTGGGCGCAGTCTGTGGGGGCGACGCATATCGTAACGGCCGCGGCTGATACCCCGTTTTTCCCGATGGACCTCGCCGAGCGTCTCGAGCGCGCGGCAGCGAAAGCCTCCACGCCGCTAGCGCTCTCCGCCACCTGGGAAGGCGGACGCACGAACCGGCATCCGACCTTCGGGTACTGGCCGGTCTCCCTGCGCGAGGATCTCCGCTCTGCCCTCGGCCAGGGCCTGCGCAAGGTCGTCCTCTGGACCGACAGCCACGGGGCGGCCACGGCCGCCTTCGACGACGGCGCGTTCTTCAATATCAACACGCCAGAGGACCTCGCGCAGGCTGAGGAGATGCTGTGA
- a CDS encoding formate dehydrogenase accessory sulfurtransferase FdhD produces the protein MGTLDIASDYIIAPDPDCPGLTRTVRAVDAAGAPHELRVVEERPLTIFLNAREIVTAMTIGDYPEYLALGFLANQGMLAPDEDVTRVDYDEEVATVVVRTARETDHEAKLAKKTRTSGCAVGTVFGDMMAGLEGLTLAPGELRESWLFTLSEKINRTPSLYLSAGAIHGTVLCVRDRPLVYMEDVGRHNAVDKVAGWMRSEGVSGADKVLYTTGRLTSEMVIKCALMGIPVLASRSGFTAWGVEIAQQVGLTLIGRLKGRRYACLSGAGRLVRS, from the coding sequence ATGGGCACGCTCGATATCGCCTCGGATTACATCATCGCGCCGGACCCGGACTGCCCGGGGCTGACACGGACGGTGCGCGCCGTCGATGCAGCGGGCGCGCCGCACGAGCTGCGTGTGGTGGAGGAACGCCCGCTCACGATCTTTCTCAACGCGCGGGAGATCGTTACGGCAATGACGATCGGAGACTATCCCGAATACCTGGCCCTGGGCTTTCTGGCGAACCAGGGCATGCTCGCCCCTGACGAGGACGTCACCCGCGTCGATTACGACGAAGAGGTCGCGACCGTCGTCGTGCGGACGGCCCGCGAGACCGACCACGAGGCAAAGCTCGCCAAGAAAACGCGGACGTCGGGCTGTGCCGTGGGGACTGTCTTCGGCGACATGATGGCGGGGCTCGAGGGGCTGACGCTGGCGCCCGGGGAGCTTCGGGAAAGCTGGCTCTTCACACTTTCCGAGAAGATCAACCGCACGCCATCGCTCTATCTTTCCGCTGGCGCGATCCATGGCACGGTGCTCTGCGTGCGAGATCGCCCGCTCGTCTACATGGAGGATGTCGGCCGCCATAACGCGGTGGACAAGGTGGCAGGCTGGATGCGCTCGGAAGGCGTGAGCGGGGCGGACAAGGTCCTCTACACGACAGGCCGTCTCACCTCCGAGATGGTCATCAAATGCGCGCTCATGGGTATCCCGGTGCTCGCATCCCGCTCTGGCTTCACGGCCTGGGGCGTGGAAATCGCGCAGCAGGTGGGGCTCACGCTCATCGGGCGGCTCAAGGGGCGGCGATATGCATGCCTGAGCGGAGCGGGGAGGCTCGTCCGGTCATGA